The proteins below come from a single Gordonia pseudamarae genomic window:
- a CDS encoding metallopeptidase family protein yields MRTDPRRRNEPAGTLNRRGTSRAGRDRRGRGLRAPLLPQTVPAHMSRSDDFDRNALEAFADIDQHWHDRIADLDIAVDEIPRMLPMDPDSVQWPDEVTADGAVPLARLIPAGIDVHGRPTRAQIILFRRPLEMRAKRGSDLLELIHEVLVQQVATHLGVDEDTIDNGPD; encoded by the coding sequence ATGCGCACCGATCCCCGACGCCGGAACGAACCAGCCGGCACCCTCAACCGCCGGGGCACCTCCCGCGCGGGACGGGACCGGCGTGGCCGCGGTCTGCGCGCCCCTCTGCTGCCGCAGACGGTGCCTGCTCATATGAGCAGGTCAGATGACTTCGACCGCAACGCACTCGAAGCCTTCGCCGACATCGATCAGCACTGGCACGACCGCATCGCCGATCTGGACATCGCCGTCGACGAGATCCCGCGGATGCTGCCGATGGATCCGGACTCGGTACAGTGGCCCGACGAGGTGACGGCCGACGGCGCCGTCCCGCTCGCGCGCCTGATACCCGCCGGGATCGACGTGCACGGACGGCCCACGCGCGCGCAGATCATCCTCTTTCGACGCCCGCTGGAGATGCGGGCCAAACGGGGGTCCGACCTGCTCGAACTCATCCATGAGGTTCTCGTGCAGCAGGTCGCGACCCATCTCGGTGTCGACGAGGACACCATCGACAACGGCCCGGACTAG
- a CDS encoding WhiB family transcriptional regulator, with product MFDELEHQWQDRALCAQTDPEAFFPEKGGSTREAKRICHGCEVQAECLEYALGNDERFGIWGGLSERERRRIKRGIV from the coding sequence ATGTTTGACGAGTTGGAGCACCAGTGGCAGGACCGCGCACTGTGCGCGCAGACCGATCCTGAGGCATTTTTCCCTGAAAAGGGCGGATCGACACGTGAGGCGAAGCGAATCTGCCACGGCTGCGAAGTCCAGGCCGAGTGTCTTGAGTACGCATTGGGCAACGACGAACGGTTCGGTATCTGGGGCGGGCTCTCCGAGCGGGAGCGTCGTCGCATCAAGCGCGGAATCGTCTGA
- the cofD gene encoding 2-phospho-L-lactate transferase — translation MKVTVLAGGVGGARFLLGVRELLGPTPFPPPLTESGEPADSAGDHEVTAIVNVGDDVRMHGMRICPDLDTCMYTLGGGIDAERGWGREHETWNAKEELAAYGADPDWFGLGDRDLATHLIRTQMLDAGYRLSDITAALCRRWQPGVRLLPATDNRCETHVKVAKPGGGEGEYVAIHFEEWWVRHRAQLPAHGFVQIGADRATAAPGVLEAIAEADIILLAPSNPVVSIGAILAVPGIRGALRTTRAPVVGVSPVIDNKPLRGMADECLSAIGVSTSAQAIAAHYGPRRANGILDGWLIAEGDQARVDGIAVGNAPLLMTDPRTTARIVADACALVGVDTPAVDTPHIDGENR, via the coding sequence GTGAAAGTGACCGTGCTCGCCGGTGGTGTCGGCGGCGCCAGATTCCTGCTCGGCGTACGTGAGCTGCTCGGCCCGACTCCGTTTCCTCCCCCACTCACCGAATCGGGCGAACCGGCCGATTCGGCCGGTGATCATGAGGTGACCGCGATAGTCAATGTGGGCGACGACGTCCGGATGCACGGAATGCGGATCTGTCCCGACCTCGATACCTGCATGTATACCCTCGGCGGCGGTATCGACGCCGAGCGCGGCTGGGGTCGCGAACACGAAACATGGAACGCCAAAGAAGAATTGGCCGCCTATGGGGCCGATCCCGACTGGTTCGGTCTCGGTGACCGCGACCTGGCCACCCATCTGATCCGCACGCAGATGCTCGACGCCGGATACCGGCTGTCGGACATCACCGCCGCACTGTGCCGCAGGTGGCAGCCCGGCGTACGGTTGCTGCCGGCCACCGACAACCGCTGCGAAACCCATGTGAAGGTCGCCAAACCCGGTGGCGGGGAAGGCGAATACGTCGCCATTCACTTCGAGGAATGGTGGGTGCGCCATCGCGCCCAGCTACCCGCGCACGGCTTCGTGCAGATCGGCGCCGACCGCGCCACCGCCGCCCCCGGAGTGCTCGAGGCGATCGCCGAGGCCGACATCATCCTGCTCGCGCCGAGCAATCCGGTCGTCAGCATCGGGGCGATTCTCGCCGTACCCGGCATCCGCGGCGCGCTGCGCACCACGCGGGCGCCTGTTGTGGGCGTATCCCCGGTCATCGACAACAAGCCTCTGCGCGGCATGGCCGACGAGTGCCTGTCCGCGATCGGGGTGTCCACCTCGGCACAGGCCATCGCCGCGCACTACGGTCCGCGCCGGGCAAACGGAATCCTCGACGGCTGGCTGATCGCCGAGGGCGACCAGGCCCGGGTCGACGGTATCGCCGTCGGCAACGCACCGTTGCTGATGACCGACCCGCGCACCACCGCGCGCATAGTCGCCGACGCCTGCGCGCTCGTCGGTGTCGACACACCGGCCGTCGACACACCGCACATCGACGGGGAGAACCGATGA
- a CDS encoding coenzyme F420-0:L-glutamate ligase has protein sequence MTITDHAPGSAIEIFPVTGLGEFGPGSDIAAEIIGATDRSGGPGLRDGDVVVVTSKIFSKTEGRMVPAPTAPEERDRLRRKLISEETVRILARRNATWITENRNGLVQAAAGVDGSNVARDQLALLPLDPDASAAALRRRINELSSRTVGVIVTDTMGRAWRTGQTDVAIGAAGIAVSHGYDGSVDSYGNPLIVTDIAVADEIAAAADLAKGKLGGVPVAVVRGLRVIDDGTTARDLVRPIEDDLFRLGTEEAIRQGRLEALLTRRSVRAFDSRTVEPEILREACADALTAPAPHHTHPVRFVWLRDRARRAKLLEAMADRWRTDLRSDSMTAESIDRRLARGDILYTAPEVVIPFLVGDGAHTYPDERRNTCEHTMFTVAAGGAVNALLVALSVRGVGSCWIGSTIFAADTVREVLCLDPHWEPLGAIAVGYPLGEAGLRPPADTVGLVVEL, from the coding sequence ATGACCATCACCGACCACGCGCCCGGTTCGGCGATCGAGATCTTCCCGGTCACCGGTCTCGGCGAATTCGGTCCCGGCTCGGACATCGCCGCCGAGATCATCGGCGCAACAGATCGATCCGGTGGACCAGGCCTTCGTGACGGCGACGTGGTGGTGGTGACCAGCAAGATCTTCTCCAAGACCGAAGGCCGCATGGTGCCGGCGCCGACCGCCCCCGAGGAACGGGACCGGCTGCGCCGCAAGCTGATCAGCGAGGAGACCGTCCGCATCCTGGCCCGCAGGAACGCCACCTGGATCACCGAGAACCGCAACGGGCTCGTGCAGGCCGCCGCCGGTGTCGACGGATCGAACGTGGCCCGCGATCAACTCGCTCTGCTCCCCCTCGACCCCGACGCCAGCGCCGCCGCTCTCCGTCGCCGGATCAATGAGCTGTCCAGCCGCACAGTCGGTGTCATCGTCACCGACACCATGGGCCGGGCCTGGCGGACCGGGCAGACCGATGTGGCGATCGGAGCGGCGGGCATCGCCGTATCGCACGGCTACGACGGCTCCGTGGACTCCTACGGCAACCCGCTGATCGTCACCGACATCGCGGTCGCCGATGAGATCGCCGCCGCCGCCGACCTCGCCAAGGGAAAGCTCGGCGGCGTGCCCGTGGCCGTTGTGCGCGGCCTGCGGGTGATCGACGACGGCACCACCGCCCGCGATCTGGTGCGGCCCATCGAGGACGACTTGTTTCGGCTCGGCACCGAGGAGGCAATCCGGCAGGGCCGGCTCGAGGCGTTGCTGACGCGGCGTTCGGTCCGTGCCTTCGATTCCCGTACGGTCGAACCGGAAATCCTGCGCGAGGCGTGTGCCGATGCGCTCACCGCACCCGCGCCGCATCACACGCACCCGGTGCGGTTCGTCTGGCTGCGCGACCGTGCCCGCCGGGCAAAGCTGCTGGAGGCGATGGCCGACCGCTGGCGCACCGACCTCCGATCCGATTCCATGACAGCCGAATCCATCGACAGGCGACTGGCCCGGGGCGATATCCTCTACACCGCGCCGGAGGTGGTCATACCCTTCCTCGTCGGCGACGGCGCGCACACTTATCCGGACGAACGCCGCAACACCTGCGAGCACACCATGTTCACCGTTGCCGCCGGCGGTGCGGTGAACGCGCTGCTGGTGGCGCTGTCGGTGCGGGGCGTGGGCAGTTGCTGGATCGGTTCCACCATCTTCGCCGCCGACACCGTCCGCGAGGTACTCTGTCTCGACCCGCACTGGGAACCGCTGGGCGCGATCGCCGTCGGATACCCCCTCGGCGAGGCGGGACTGCGCCCGCCCGCCGATACCGTCGGCTTGGTCGTGGAACTGTGA
- a CDS encoding NUDIX hydrolase, giving the protein MSTALHRSAVATLSAWQPPDEAQNTLRHTYLAFLDATPDACLRRSVPGHLTASVIVLDATHSHVLLTLHPRVGAWIQLGGHCEPDDASIADAALREGREESGIENLDLSAGIAGLHTHPITCSLGVPTRHLDVRFVAVTAPVSDGSLPPITRSDESTDLAWWPVDALPDNHGTDLPELIGQARIALRRSTGA; this is encoded by the coding sequence GTGAGCACCGCACTGCACCGGTCGGCCGTCGCCACATTGAGTGCCTGGCAGCCGCCCGACGAGGCGCAGAACACGTTGCGCCACACCTACCTCGCGTTTCTCGACGCAACACCCGACGCCTGCCTGCGGCGATCGGTACCCGGACACCTCACCGCCTCGGTCATCGTCCTCGACGCCACCCACAGCCACGTGCTGCTCACCCTGCATCCACGCGTCGGCGCCTGGATTCAGCTCGGCGGACACTGCGAACCCGACGACGCGAGCATCGCCGACGCGGCGCTGCGCGAGGGCCGGGAGGAATCCGGGATCGAGAACCTCGACCTGAGCGCCGGTATCGCCGGGCTCCACACCCACCCCATCACCTGTTCGCTCGGTGTACCCACCCGCCACCTCGATGTGCGGTTCGTCGCGGTGACCGCACCCGTATCCGACGGTTCGCTGCCACCGATCACCCGCAGCGACGAATCGACCGACCTGGCCTGGTGGCCCGTCGACGCCCTGCCCGACAACCACGGCACCGACCTGCCCGAACTGATCGGGCAGGCCCGCATCGCTCTTCGCCGGTCCACCGGCGCCTGA
- the glgC gene encoding glucose-1-phosphate adenylyltransferase, producing MRSQPHVLGIVLAGGEGKRLYPLTMDRAKPAVPFGGAYRLIDFVLSNLVNAGYERICVLTQYKSHSLDRHISQTWWSSGFHGEYITPVPAQQRLGPRWYTGSADAIFQSMNLITDEKPEYIVVFGADHVYRMDPSQMVEAHVRSGADVTVAGIRVPRSEAFAFGCIDADASGRITRFLEKPKDPPGTPDDPDVTFASMGNYVFTTDALVQALRSDAADSDSDHDMGGDIIPAFVARESAYVYDFKDNEVPGATERDKGYWRDVGTLDAFYDAHMDLVSVHPVFNLYNRRWPIRGESLNLPPAKFVEGGHAENSVVGAGCIISGATVTRSVLSSDVVVETGAIVEDSVLMPGVRVGKGAVVRRAILDKNVVVADGQAIGVDPEADRAQYSVSSGGVVAVGKGVTVGGT from the coding sequence GTGAGATCACAGCCGCACGTGCTCGGTATTGTCCTCGCCGGCGGCGAGGGCAAGCGCCTGTACCCACTGACCATGGACCGCGCCAAGCCGGCCGTGCCGTTCGGGGGTGCCTATCGCCTCATCGACTTTGTCCTGTCGAATCTGGTGAACGCCGGTTACGAGCGGATTTGCGTACTGACGCAATACAAGTCGCATTCGCTCGACAGGCACATCTCCCAGACGTGGTGGAGTTCGGGCTTCCACGGCGAGTACATCACTCCCGTGCCGGCCCAGCAGCGGCTCGGCCCGCGCTGGTACACCGGCAGTGCGGATGCGATCTTCCAGTCGATGAACCTGATCACCGACGAGAAGCCCGAGTACATCGTGGTTTTCGGCGCCGATCACGTGTACCGGATGGATCCGTCGCAGATGGTCGAGGCCCATGTGCGCTCGGGTGCCGATGTGACGGTGGCCGGGATCCGGGTGCCCCGGTCCGAGGCCTTCGCCTTCGGCTGTATCGACGCGGACGCCTCCGGTCGCATCACCCGCTTCCTGGAGAAGCCCAAGGATCCGCCGGGTACCCCCGACGATCCGGACGTCACCTTCGCCTCGATGGGTAACTACGTGTTCACCACCGACGCGCTCGTGCAGGCGTTGCGGTCGGACGCCGCCGACTCGGACTCCGATCACGACATGGGCGGCGACATCATCCCCGCCTTCGTCGCCCGCGAGTCCGCGTACGTCTACGACTTCAAGGACAACGAGGTTCCCGGTGCCACCGAACGTGACAAGGGCTATTGGCGCGACGTGGGTACGCTCGACGCGTTCTACGACGCCCACATGGATCTGGTATCGGTGCACCCGGTGTTCAATCTGTACAACAGGCGCTGGCCGATCCGGGGCGAAAGCCTGAACCTGCCCCCGGCCAAGTTCGTCGAGGGTGGCCACGCCGAGAACTCGGTGGTCGGTGCCGGCTGCATCATCTCCGGGGCGACCGTCACCCGCTCGGTGCTGTCCTCGGACGTGGTGGTCGAGACCGGTGCGATCGTGGAGGACAGCGTGCTCATGCCGGGAGTCCGCGTCGGAAAGGGCGCGGTGGTGCGCCGCGCGATTCTCGACAAGAACGTCGTGGTCGCCGACGGTCAGGCCATCGGTGTCGACCCGGAGGCCGATCGTGCCCAGTACTCGGTGAGTTCGGGCGGCGTGGTGGCCGTCGGCAAGGGCGTGACGGTCGGCGGCACCTGA
- the glgA gene encoding glycogen synthase: MRVAMMTREYPPEVYGGAGVHVTELVRHLGALTTVEVHCMGAERPTAAVYGPDPGLAGANAAITTLSTDLRMAVGAAGADIVHSHTWYTGLAGHLAAQLYGVPHILTAHSLEPMRPWKAEQLGGGYRVSSWAERNAVEYADAVIAVSSGMRTDVCTTYPRLDPDRVHVVRNGIDTESWYPVDDPYGPESTLTALGVDPDRPIVAFVGRITRQKGVAHLVAAAHHFDPSIQLVLCAGAPDTPEIGAEIESSVAALSAARAGVYWVRDMLPLPRIREILTAASVFVCPSVYEPLGIVNLEAMACRTAVVASAVGGIPEVVEDTVTGSLVPYDPADPTGFEHALADAVNAVVNNPAEAAAMGIAGRERAAAEFSWAAIAEQTLQVYRSTLIQAQSGPGAHPASPQP; this comes from the coding sequence ATGCGGGTGGCGATGATGACGCGTGAGTATCCTCCCGAGGTCTACGGCGGTGCCGGTGTACATGTCACCGAACTCGTCAGACATCTCGGTGCTTTGACCACGGTCGAGGTGCACTGCATGGGCGCCGAACGCCCGACCGCGGCGGTGTACGGGCCCGACCCCGGACTGGCCGGGGCCAACGCCGCCATCACCACACTGTCCACGGACCTGCGGATGGCCGTCGGCGCCGCCGGTGCCGACATCGTGCATTCGCACACCTGGTACACGGGCCTGGCCGGTCATCTCGCGGCCCAGTTGTACGGCGTCCCGCACATTCTCACCGCGCACTCCCTCGAGCCGATGCGGCCGTGGAAGGCCGAACAACTGGGCGGCGGCTACCGGGTGTCGAGTTGGGCCGAGCGCAACGCCGTCGAATACGCCGACGCGGTCATCGCCGTCAGCTCCGGGATGCGGACCGACGTGTGCACCACCTATCCGCGTCTGGACCCCGACCGTGTTCACGTGGTGCGCAACGGCATCGACACCGAATCGTGGTATCCGGTCGACGACCCGTACGGACCGGAGTCGACGTTGACCGCACTCGGCGTCGACCCGGACCGGCCGATCGTCGCATTCGTCGGCCGGATCACCCGGCAGAAGGGCGTGGCGCACCTGGTGGCCGCCGCCCACCACTTCGATCCATCGATCCAGCTGGTGCTGTGCGCCGGCGCGCCCGACACCCCGGAGATCGGGGCCGAGATCGAGTCGTCGGTGGCGGCGCTCTCTGCGGCACGGGCGGGTGTGTATTGGGTCAGGGACATGCTCCCCCTTCCCCGGATCAGAGAGATCCTCACCGCGGCAAGTGTTTTCGTTTGTCCATCGGTGTACGAACCGCTGGGCATCGTCAACCTTGAGGCGATGGCATGCCGGACCGCGGTGGTGGCCTCGGCCGTCGGCGGTATCCCCGAGGTGGTCGAGGACACCGTCACCGGCAGCCTCGTACCGTACGATCCGGCCGACCCGACCGGGTTCGAGCATGCGCTCGCCGACGCGGTGAACGCCGTGGTGAACAATCCGGCCGAGGCCGCCGCGATGGGCATCGCCGGGCGCGAGCGGGCCGCCGCGGAGTTCTCCTGGGCGGCAATCGCCGAACAGACCCTCCAGGTGTACCGCTCGACTCTCATCCAGGCCCAATCCGGCCCGGGCGCACACCCCGCCAGTCCTCAGCCCTGA
- a CDS encoding methyltransferase domain-containing protein translates to MRAGPGGRSLICAAAHSFDVAKQGYVSLLDGRSRGLRSDTSTMVAARERVHGAGAFDPVAAAVAEIVSAVIAETVGPAGPVHPYGPVVADIGCGTGHYLAAVLDARPDARGIGIDLSKSCARATVRSHIRSAAVVADAWSGLPIRSSSVAAVLSVFSPRNVADFARILRPGGVVVTVTPEPGHLAELAGPMDMLRIAEDKDARLDADMAAQFEPPSARSLTYRVDASAALVADLVAMGPTAFHRGEAEIAASAQAMAGDRSTVPVTVAVRVAVFPLQG, encoded by the coding sequence CTGCGCGCCGGACCCGGGGGCCGATCGCTGATCTGTGCGGCGGCACACTCCTTCGATGTCGCAAAACAGGGATATGTCTCGTTGCTCGACGGGCGCAGTCGTGGATTGCGTTCGGACACTTCGACGATGGTGGCCGCGCGCGAGCGCGTGCACGGTGCGGGGGCGTTCGATCCTGTGGCGGCGGCGGTGGCCGAGATCGTGTCGGCGGTGATCGCCGAGACCGTGGGGCCGGCGGGTCCGGTCCATCCATACGGTCCGGTCGTCGCGGACATCGGTTGCGGTACCGGGCACTACCTCGCGGCCGTGCTCGACGCGCGGCCGGATGCGCGGGGAATCGGTATCGATCTGTCCAAGTCCTGCGCCAGGGCGACCGTGCGGTCGCACATCCGCTCCGCCGCTGTGGTGGCGGATGCGTGGTCGGGGTTGCCGATTCGTTCGTCGTCGGTGGCCGCGGTGTTGTCGGTGTTCTCACCGCGCAATGTCGCCGACTTCGCCCGCATCCTGCGACCCGGTGGGGTGGTGGTGACGGTGACCCCCGAACCCGGGCATCTGGCCGAACTCGCGGGTCCGATGGATATGCTGCGGATCGCCGAGGACAAGGATGCCAGGCTCGACGCCGATATGGCGGCGCAGTTCGAGCCACCGTCGGCGCGCTCGCTCACCTACCGGGTCGACGCGTCGGCTGCGCTGGTGGCAGATCTGGTGGCGATGGGTCCGACGGCATTTCATCGCGGCGAGGCCGAGATCGCGGCCTCCGCACAGGCGATGGCGGGTGATCGGTCCACGGTCCCGGTCACCGTCGCGGTGCGAGTGGCGGTGTTCCCACTTCAGGGCTGA
- a CDS encoding DUF3117 domain-containing protein, which produces MAAMKPRTGDGPLEAAKEGRGIVVRIPIEGGGRLVVELTPDEASALGEELRGVTG; this is translated from the coding sequence ATGGCGGCGATGAAGCCACGTACTGGGGATGGTCCTCTCGAGGCGGCCAAGGAAGGGCGTGGAATCGTTGTCAGGATTCCCATCGAGGGCGGCGGACGCCTTGTTGTCGAACTGACGCCCGACGAGGCCAGCGCACTCGGCGAAGAACTGCGCGGAGTCACCGGCTGA
- a CDS encoding DivIVA domain-containing protein — protein sequence MQTILIYLLVMALVVVVVFAVVWFVFGRGEDLPPLERGTTLTRLPRAGVSGDDVRALTFTQAVRGYRQDEVDWALEKLARELDELHAVVVRLRARPESSGGPESPESAGRPESAEGPESAEGPESPGGGVSPEVSSGVSSDHGQSLDSTDG from the coding sequence GTGCAGACAATCCTGATCTATCTGCTGGTGATGGCGCTCGTGGTGGTGGTGGTCTTCGCGGTGGTCTGGTTCGTGTTCGGCCGGGGCGAGGATCTCCCCCCGCTGGAGCGCGGTACGACGCTGACCCGGCTGCCGCGGGCCGGGGTGTCCGGGGACGATGTGCGGGCCCTGACGTTCACGCAGGCGGTCCGTGGCTATCGCCAGGACGAGGTGGACTGGGCGCTGGAGAAGCTGGCCCGCGAACTCGACGAGTTGCACGCGGTGGTGGTTCGGCTTCGGGCGCGCCCGGAATCATCCGGCGGGCCGGAATCACCCGAGAGCGCCGGCCGCCCGGAATCAGCGGAGGGTCCGGAATCAGCGGAGGGTCCGGAATCACCCGGAGGCGGGGTATCACCGGAGGTTTCATCAGGGGTTTCATCGGACCACGGGCAATCACTGGACAGTACTGACGGGTAA
- a CDS encoding glucosyl-3-phosphoglycerate synthase, whose protein sequence is MTKPAKRRTPSKISTRDKAAMWPAPADTGSPRRDWSVTHTWEQPDWTIEELVAAKDGRTISVVLPALNEEETVADVIASIMPLYPDLVDEVIVLDSGSTDATAERATAAGARVISREEAVPELEPVKGKGEVLWRSIAVTGGDLIAFVDSDLIDPDPMFVPKMLGPLLMNPEIHLVKGYYRRPLKTGGSSDPNGGGRVTELVARPLLASQKPDLTAVLQPLGGEYAGTRELLSSVPFAPGYGVEIGLLVDTYDKYGLNGIGQVNLGVRTHRNRPLIELGVMSRQIVGTFMRRCGFPDSNVGLTQFTAEPDGSFSPHTTDVYLEDRPPMSTIRPEAAGDEEIAS, encoded by the coding sequence ATGACCAAACCAGCCAAGCGACGCACGCCGAGCAAGATCAGCACGCGCGACAAGGCCGCGATGTGGCCCGCACCGGCCGACACGGGCAGCCCCAGGCGGGACTGGTCCGTCACGCACACCTGGGAACAGCCCGACTGGACGATCGAGGAGCTCGTCGCCGCCAAGGACGGCCGCACCATCTCGGTGGTGCTGCCCGCGCTCAATGAGGAGGAGACGGTCGCCGACGTGATCGCCTCGATCATGCCGCTGTACCCGGATCTGGTCGACGAGGTCATCGTTCTCGACTCCGGGTCGACCGACGCCACCGCCGAGCGTGCCACGGCGGCGGGCGCGCGGGTGATCAGCCGTGAGGAGGCGGTGCCCGAACTCGAACCCGTCAAGGGCAAGGGTGAGGTGCTGTGGCGTTCGATCGCGGTCACCGGCGGAGACCTGATCGCCTTCGTCGACTCGGACCTGATCGATCCCGATCCGATGTTCGTGCCCAAGATGCTCGGCCCGTTGCTGATGAATCCGGAGATCCATCTGGTGAAGGGCTACTACCGGCGTCCGCTGAAGACCGGTGGGTCCTCCGATCCCAACGGCGGCGGCCGGGTGACCGAGCTGGTCGCGAGGCCGCTGCTGGCCTCGCAGAAGCCGGATCTGACCGCGGTGCTGCAGCCGCTGGGCGGCGAGTACGCGGGTACCCGTGAGCTGTTGTCGTCGGTACCGTTCGCACCGGGTTACGGCGTGGAGATCGGCCTGCTGGTCGACACCTACGACAAGTACGGCCTGAACGGCATCGGACAGGTCAATCTGGGTGTGCGCACGCACCGCAACCGGCCACTGATCGAGCTCGGCGTGATGAGCCGGCAGATCGTGGGAACGTTCATGCGGCGGTGCGGTTTTCCCGATTCCAACGTGGGTCTGACCCAGTTCACGGCCGAACCCGACGGTTCGTTCAGCCCGCATACCACCGATGTCTATCTGGAAGACCGCCCGCCGATGAGCACCATCCGCCCGGAAGCGGCCGGTGACGAGGAGATCGCCTCGTAG
- the folP gene encoding dihydropteroate synthase yields MIWPTLCGRPVATDRALVMAIVNRTPDSFYDRGASFADAPAQARVHRVVAEGADVIDIGGVKAGPGEEVDAATEAQRVVGMIGWIREQYPDVLISVDTWRAEVAAKACAEGADLINDTWAGADPELVSVAATMGAGIVCSHTGGARVRTRPHRVAYDDVVSDVLAEVTSAADRALAVGVARDSIVIDPTHDFGKNTFHGLALLRQLKDLVNTGWPVLMALSNKDFVGETLGVDLADRLEGTLAATALAAADGARMFRVHEVAATRRVVDMVAAIAGTRAPARTVRGLA; encoded by the coding sequence ATGATCTGGCCAACCCTGTGCGGCCGTCCGGTGGCAACCGACCGCGCGCTCGTGATGGCCATCGTCAACCGCACCCCGGATTCGTTCTACGACCGGGGTGCGAGCTTTGCCGACGCACCCGCGCAGGCGCGGGTGCACCGGGTTGTCGCCGAGGGCGCCGACGTCATCGACATCGGCGGGGTCAAGGCGGGGCCCGGCGAGGAGGTGGACGCCGCCACCGAGGCGCAGCGGGTCGTGGGCATGATCGGCTGGATCCGGGAGCAGTACCCCGACGTGCTCATCAGCGTCGACACCTGGCGCGCGGAGGTGGCCGCCAAGGCCTGCGCCGAAGGCGCCGACCTGATCAATGACACCTGGGCCGGGGCCGACCCGGAGTTGGTGTCGGTGGCCGCGACGATGGGCGCGGGCATCGTGTGCTCGCACACGGGCGGGGCGCGGGTGCGTACCCGTCCGCACCGCGTCGCCTACGACGACGTGGTGTCCGATGTGCTCGCCGAGGTGACCTCGGCCGCCGATCGGGCGCTGGCCGTGGGCGTGGCCCGCGACTCGATCGTTATCGACCCGACGCACGATTTCGGGAAAAACACTTTCCACGGATTGGCCTTGTTACGTCAGCTGAAAGATCTTGTTAATACCGGTTGGCCGGTGTTGATGGCGCTGAGTAACAAGGATTTTGTGGGGGAGACTCTTGGTGTGGATCTCGCAGACCGGCTGGAGGGAACACTCGCCGCAACAGCATTGGCCGCCGCCGACGGCGCCCGGATGTTTCGTGTGCACGAGGTTGCCGCCACCCGACGCGTGGTCGACATGGTCGCTGCCATAGCGGGAACGAGAGCTCCCGCCCGAACAGTCAGGGGACTTGCATGA